The Phormidium sp. PBR-2020 DNA segment TTAACTTCCTCGCGCACCGCTCGATAGGGGGAAATCGCCGAAACTAAGACAATCACCCCATTGCGAGTGAGCAGATGGGAGACAAAGCCAATCCGACGGATGTTTTCATCTCGGTCTTCTTTACTAAAGCCCAACCCTTTGGTGAGATTTTGGCGGACAATGTCCCCGTCTAGGATTTCTAACTTGCAATCGAGCGATCGCAGCTTTTCGGCAACCGCCTGGCTAATGGTTGTTTTTCCCGCTCCACTGAGTCCGGTAAACCAAACCGTAACACCACGTTGTTGAGTCATTCTCGTTTATCTGTTGTACTGTTGTTCTAAGTATCTTACCCCATGCACTCCCTTGGGGTTAAAGCATCGAAGCCCATTCAAAATACCATATTTAGGGCAAGGTATTGCCTCGGGTTAAGCGGATTCCTTCGACAGACTTCTATAATCCATAGAAGGTCATGATTAGCCAAGGAGCAAGAAACA contains these protein-coding regions:
- the cysC gene encoding adenylyl-sulfate kinase, coding for MTQQRGVTVWFTGLSGAGKTTISQAVAEKLRSLDCKLEILDGDIVRQNLTKGLGFSKEDRDENIRRIGFVSHLLTRNGVIVLVSAISPYRAVREEVKARIGDFVEVFVNAPLAVCEERDVKGLYKKARSGEIANFTGVSDPYEPPSDPTIECRTDLESHEESVNKVLDTLKEMGYLSL